The Manis javanica isolate MJ-LG chromosome 2, MJ_LKY, whole genome shotgun sequence genome contains a region encoding:
- the GTF3C4 gene encoding general transcription factor 3C polypeptide 4, which translates to MNTADKARMGPAADGPAPPEEEESEGGGEEGGKERAADAVPGPSAAFRLLVTRREPAVKLQYAVSGLEPLAWSEDHRVSVSTARSIAVLELICDVHNPGQDLVIHRTSVPAPLNSCLLKVGSKTEVAECKEKFATSKDPTVSQTFMLDRVFNPEGKALPPMRGFKYTSWSPMGCDANGRCLLAALTMDNRLTVQANLNRLQWVQLVDLTEIYGERLNETGYRLFKNEAPGGTLGDFAEFQRRYSMQTPVRMEWSGVCTTQQVRHNNECRDVGSVLLAVLFENGNIAVWQFQLPFVGKESISSCNTIESGISSPSVLFWWEYEHSNRKMSGLIVGSAFGPVKILPVNVKAVKGYFTLRQPVVLWKEMDQLPVHSIKCVPLYHPYQKCSCSLVVAARGSYVFWCLLLISKAGLNVHNSHVTGLHSLPIVSMTADKQNGTVYTCSSDGKVRQLIPIFTDVALKFEHQLIKLSDVFGSVRTHGIAVSPCGAYLAVITTEGMVSGLHPVNKNYQVQFVTLKTFEEAAAQLLESSVQNLFKQVDLIDLVRWKILKDKHIPQFLQEALEKKIESSGATYFWRFKLFLLRILYQSMQKTPSEALWKPTHEDSKILVADSPGLGNAEDDQQEEGSSSKQASKQGLHERSKEGDPEDPPEDSLTQCGDGGREPMEEKLLEIQGKIEAVEMHLTREHMKRVLGEVYLHTWITENTGIPTRGLCNFLMSDEECDDRTARVLIGHISKKMNKQTFPEHCSLCKEILPFTDRKQAVCSNGHIWLRCFLTYQSCQSLIYRRCLLHDSIARHPAPEDPDWIKRLLKSPCPFCDSPVF; encoded by the exons ATGAACACGGCCGACAAGGCCCGGATGGGGCCTGCGGCCGACGGGCCTGCGCCGCCCGAGGAGGAGGAGAGCGAGGGGGGCGGCGAGGAGGGCGGGAAGGAGCGGGCGGCGGACGCGGTCCCCGGGCCCAGCGCCGCTTTCCGTCTCCTGGTTACTCGGCGGGAGCCGGCCGTGAAGCTTCAGTATGCAGTGAGCGGCTTGGAGCCGCTGGCCTGGTCCGAGGACCACCGCGTGTCCGTGTCCACGGCCCGCAGCATCGCCGTGCTGGAGCTCATCTGCGATGTGCACAACCCGGGCCAGGACCTGGTCATCCACCGCACCTCGGTGCCGGCCCCTCTCAACAGCTGCCTCCTCAAA gtTGGCTCAAAAACAGAAGTTGCTGAGTGTAAGGAGAAATTTGCCACTTCTAAGGACCCCACAGTCAGTCAGACTTTCATGTTGGACAGGGTGTTCAACCCTGAGGGGAAGGCTTTGCCACCAATGAGAGGATTCAAATACACTAGCTGGTCCCCTATGGGTTGTGATGCTAATGGCAGGTGCCTCTTGGCGGCTCTGACCATGGACAATCGCCTGACTGTCCAGGCCAACCTCAACAGACTGCAGTGGGTCCAGCTGGTTGATCTGACTGAGATTTATGGAGAACGTCTTAATGAGACTGGTTACAGGCTCTTTAAAAACGAGGCCCCAGGAGGGACTCTGGGGGATTTTGCTGAGTTTCAGAGGAGATACAGCATGCAGACACCGGTCCGAATGGAGTGGTCAGGCGTCTGCACCACACAGCAGGTGCGGCACAACAACGAGTGCCGGGACGTGGGCAGTGTGCTCCTGGCCGTCCTCTTCGAGAACGGCAACATTGCTGTGTGGCAGTTTCAGCTCCCGTTTGTAGGAAAGGAATCCATCTCTTCGTGCAACACAATTGAATCAGGAATCAGCTCTCCTAGCGTTTTGTTTTGGTGGGAATACGAGCACAGTAATCGGAAAATGAGTGGCCTTATTGTGGGGAGTGCATTTGGACCTGTAAAGATACTTCCTGTCAATGTCAAAGCAGTTAAAGGCTACTTCACTTTAAGGCAGCCTGTTGTCTTATGGAAAGAAATGGACCAGTTGCCCGTGCACAGCATTAAATGTGTGCCGCTGTATCACCCTTACCAGAAGTGCAGTTGTAGCTTAGTGGTGGCTGCAAGAGGATCCTATGTGTTCTGGTGTCTTCTTCTGATCTCCAAGGCAGGTCTGAATGTTCACAATTCCCACGTCACAGGCCTCCACTCACTGCCAATTGTCTCCATGACCGCAGATAAGCAGAATGGGACGGTGTATACTTGTTCCAGCGATGGGAAGGTGAGGCAGCTGATTCCCATTTTCACAGACGTCGCGTTAAAGTTTGAACACCAGTTGATTAAACTCTCAGACGTGTTTGGCTCAGTGAGGACACATGGGATAGCAGTGAGCCCCTGCGGTGCTTACCTGGCCGTCATCACCACTGAGGGCATGGTCAGCGGCCTCCATCCTGTTAACAAAAACTACCAGGTCCAGTTTGTCACTCTCAAAACCTTTGAAGAGGCAGCTGCTCAGCTCCTAGAATCTTCAGTTCAAAATCTCTTTAAACAGGTAGATTTAATAGACCTAGTACGCtggaagattttaaaagataagcaTATCCCTCAGTTTTTACAGGAAGCTttggaaaaaaagattgaaagcagTGGGGCCACCTATTTTTGGCGTTTCAAACTTTTCCTCCTGAGGATTTTATATCAGTCAATGCAGAAAACCCCTTCGGAGGCCTTATGGAAGCCCACCCATGAGGACTCGAAAATCTTAGTAGCAGACTCACCTGGGCTGGGCAATGCTGAGGATGACCAGCAAGAAGAAGGCTCTTCTTCCAAACAAGCGAGTAAGCAAGGCCTTCACGAGAGGAGCAAAGAAGGTGACCCAGAGGACCCCCCGGAGGACTCACTCACCCAGTGTGGCGATGGAGGCCGGGAGCCAATGGAAGAGAAGCTCCTTGAAATCCAAGGGAAGATTGAAGCTGTGGAAATGCACTTGACCAGGGAGCACATGAAGCGGGTGTTGGGGGAAGTGTACCTGCACACCTGGATCACAGAGAACACTGGCATCCCCACCAGGGGCCTCTGTAACTTCCTGATGTCAGATGAAGAGTGCGACGACAGAACAGCCCGG GTGCTCATTGGACACATCTCCAAGAAGATGAACAAACAGACCTTCCCTGAGCACTGTAGTTTGTGTAAAGAGATCCTGCCATTCACAGATCGCAAACAGGCAGTCTGCTCCAATGGCCACATTTGGCTCCG GTGCTTCCTAACCTACCAGTCCTGCCAGAGTTTGATATACAGAAGGTGTTTGCTCCATGACAGCATTGCCCGCCATCCGGCCCCGGAAG ATCCTGACTGGATTAAGAGGCTACTGAAAAGCCCCTGCCCTTTCTGTGACTCTCCTGTCTTCTAA